A genomic stretch from Moraxella nasicaprae includes:
- the fabZ gene encoding 3-hydroxyacyl-ACP dehydratase FabZ yields MSVSLIDYELLNETDIQQLAERGVALPMQYDQLKHYLPHRYPFMLIDRVTACRPDEWITGYKNISINEELFNGHFPDNPIMPGVLMVEAMAQLSGILGFISAGQTSEDGYLYLFAGVDKVRFKKLVTPGDQLVIRSKTIMNKRDIYKFACTAHVDGQLACSAEIMIARQKVDGMNA; encoded by the coding sequence ATGTCAGTATCTTTGATTGATTATGAACTGCTCAATGAGACAGATATTCAGCAGTTGGCTGAGCGTGGTGTTGCCTTGCCAATGCAATATGACCAGCTTAAACACTATCTGCCTCATCGCTATCCTTTTATGTTGATTGACCGTGTTACTGCTTGTCGTCCTGATGAATGGATTACAGGCTATAAGAACATCAGTATCAATGAAGAGTTATTCAACGGTCATTTTCCTGACAATCCCATCATGCCTGGCGTGCTGATGGTCGAGGCGATGGCACAGCTTTCTGGTATTCTAGGATTCATCAGTGCAGGGCAGACTTCCGAAGATGGCTATTTGTATTTGTTTGCTGGTGTGGATAAAGTGCGTTTCAAAAAATTGGTCACGCCTGGCGATCAGTTGGTTATTCGCTCAAAAACCATCATGAATAAACGAGATATTTATAAATTTGCCTGCACCGCTCATGTTGATGGACAGCTGGCGTGCAGTGCTGAAATTATGATTGCTCGTCAAAAAGTTGATGGCATGAACGCCTAA
- the lpxD gene encoding UDP-3-O-(3-hydroxymyristoyl)glucosamine N-acyltransferase, translating into MIALHTLLEAIACRQTIANLDELTGKTLSVSGVGSLSSATANQVAFLAQSKYLPQLANTQAGVVLISQKFFEEALQILPKNSLAIIVKDAYLAHACISTLFVRRPHQAIHPTAIIDETAKIGKNVAIGAYAVIGADVVLGDGVFVGVGSHVGAGTHIGQDSFIDAQVMIAHDCLIGQRVRIHSHASIGSEGFGFAPYVEGGVKWQRIAQLGRVVIGDDSRIGSNTCIDRGAVEDTVIGSDVIIDNLVQIAHNVQIGSGTAIAAKVGIAGSTVIGKNCIIGGAVGISGHIQIADGVTITGMTMVTNSIKEAGSYSSGTAAMPSANWRRAAVRFRQMGEK; encoded by the coding sequence ATGATAGCATTACACACTTTATTGGAGGCAATCGCTTGTCGTCAAACGATTGCCAATCTTGATGAACTGACAGGTAAAACCCTATCTGTATCAGGTGTGGGCAGTTTAAGTAGTGCCACAGCGAATCAAGTGGCGTTTTTGGCACAATCAAAATATTTGCCGCAGCTTGCCAATACGCAAGCAGGTGTAGTGCTGATTTCTCAAAAGTTTTTTGAAGAAGCACTTCAGATATTGCCAAAAAACAGCCTTGCAATCATTGTCAAAGATGCGTATTTGGCACATGCTTGCATCAGCACACTTTTTGTTCGCAGACCTCATCAAGCAATCCACCCAACCGCCATCATTGATGAGACGGCTAAGATTGGTAAGAATGTCGCCATTGGTGCTTATGCCGTCATTGGAGCTGATGTGGTGCTTGGCGATGGTGTTTTTGTCGGCGTGGGCAGTCATGTTGGTGCAGGTACGCATATTGGTCAAGACAGCTTTATTGATGCACAGGTCATGATTGCTCATGATTGTCTGATTGGTCAAAGAGTACGTATCCACAGCCATGCCAGCATTGGTTCAGAAGGATTTGGTTTTGCTCCTTATGTGGAGGGCGGAGTCAAATGGCAACGCATCGCTCAGCTTGGTCGTGTTGTCATTGGTGATGACAGCCGTATTGGTAGTAATACCTGCATTGACCGTGGGGCGGTCGAGGATACCGTGATCGGCAGTGATGTAATCATTGATAATCTGGTGCAGATTGCTCACAATGTACAGATTGGCTCGGGTACAGCCATTGCTGCTAAGGTTGGTATTGCAGGCAGTACCGTGATTGGCAAAAACTGCATTATCGGTGGTGCGGTCGGTATTTCTGGGCATATTCAAATTGCCGATGGTGTAACGATTACCGGCATGACGATGGTAACTAATAGCATTAAAGAGGCGGGCAGTTATTCATCTGGCACAGCAGCGATGCCATCAGCAAACTGGCGAAGAGCAGCGGTGCGTTTTCGTCAAATGGGCGAAAAATAA
- the bamA gene encoding outer membrane protein assembly factor BamA — MRNSTFSGFAATSIAAAVSMVMMSQAQAQTFVANDIAITGLQRVTIESLQTVLPIRLGQAVSDEQLAQSIRALYATGHFSDVQADVNGDRVLFRVSEYPTIAELNFTGNRLIPKDALEQGLKSSGLVKGGVLKQPSIKAIESELINQYASQGYYNTQIRAKQTELDGNRVKLDLEFVEGKRARVTDINIIGNKHFDTEELKREFVVKDKTINPLSRADRYTQEKLTASVEKLRAKYLNNGFVRFNIDDATLNIDEEKEKVFIEVAITEGEQYQFGKVSFAGNLTYPENELRDLVKFGEGDTYTQSKLDETNSAIASKFGDDGYYYAQIRPISIINDKTRTVDIEYHIDPVRPVYVRRINFSGNHKTKDEVLRREMRQLEGALASNQKIQLSRVRLMRTGFFKNVIVDTQPVPNAPDQIDVNFVVEEQPSGSSTISAGYSQSGGVTFQFDLSQNNFMGTGNRMSAGFSRSETRDAYSLSLTDPYFTVNGVSQTIGGYYRKTKYDSKNISNYVLDSYGGNLTYSYPIDENQRISGGINLDSIKVRGGRYMGLNNAYELVKDGGKVHSGFYENSVNPDNPIFAIDGFEKKYNTYNALLGWSYSSLDKPVFPTSGMSHTVDLTLGFGDKTYQKAVYQGNIYKPLIKDTILRGYARLGYGNNLPFYENFYAGGYGSVRGYDQSSLGPQSRAVTNIVNAARAKASLEAYQNSGGTLSDDQKETLATATTMLNGGVGRGEVVGGNAIATFGAELILPLPFKGDWTSQVRPVLFAEGGQVFDTTGATDKYIDLSELDPNLSGQAQLLQNDNRLRYSAGAGITWYTAIGPLSLSYAKTFGAKENDKTDKVQFQIGSVF, encoded by the coding sequence ATGCGTAATTCTACTTTTTCTGGTTTTGCTGCAACATCGATTGCGGCGGCGGTGTCGATGGTGATGATGAGTCAAGCACAGGCTCAGACTTTTGTTGCCAATGATATTGCCATCACAGGCTTGCAGCGTGTTACGATTGAAAGCTTGCAGACGGTGTTGCCGATTCGCTTGGGACAAGCAGTCAGTGATGAACAGTTGGCACAAAGCATTCGTGCGTTGTACGCCACAGGTCATTTTTCTGATGTGCAAGCTGATGTTAATGGCGACCGTGTCTTATTTCGTGTGAGTGAATACCCAACGATTGCCGAGCTAAATTTTACTGGCAACCGTTTGATTCCAAAAGATGCCTTGGAGCAAGGTCTAAAATCAAGTGGCTTGGTCAAGGGCGGTGTGCTAAAACAACCAAGCATCAAGGCAATCGAGAGCGAGCTGATTAACCAGTATGCTTCGCAAGGCTACTATAATACCCAAATTCGTGCTAAGCAAACTGAGCTTGATGGCAATCGTGTCAAGCTGGATTTGGAGTTTGTGGAAGGCAAGCGAGCCAGAGTAACCGACATCAACATCATTGGCAATAAACATTTTGATACCGAAGAGCTAAAACGAGAGTTTGTTGTCAAGGACAAAACGATCAATCCATTATCTCGTGCTGACCGTTACACCCAAGAAAAGCTGACTGCCAGTGTCGAAAAACTGCGTGCCAAATATCTAAATAATGGTTTTGTGCGATTTAATATTGATGATGCAACCTTAAATATCGATGAAGAAAAAGAGAAAGTATTCATCGAAGTTGCCATTACCGAAGGCGAGCAATATCAGTTTGGTAAAGTTAGTTTTGCAGGTAATTTGACTTATCCTGAAAATGAACTGCGTGACTTGGTGAAGTTTGGCGAAGGCGATACTTACACCCAAAGCAAGCTGGATGAGACCAATTCTGCCATCGCCAGCAAGTTTGGCGATGATGGCTATTATTATGCCCAAATTCGCCCAATCAGCATCATCAATGACAAGACTCGCACGGTCGATATCGAGTATCACATTGACCCTGTACGTCCTGTCTATGTGCGTCGCATCAATTTTTCGGGCAACCATAAGACCAAAGATGAAGTGCTACGCCGTGAAATGCGTCAGCTGGAAGGAGCATTGGCATCTAACCAAAAAATCCAGTTGTCTCGTGTGCGTCTGATGCGTACAGGTTTCTTTAAAAATGTCATCGTAGATACACAGCCTGTGCCAAATGCACCAGACCAAATTGATGTCAATTTTGTCGTAGAAGAGCAGCCATCAGGTTCATCGACCATTTCGGCAGGTTATTCACAAAGTGGCGGTGTGACCTTCCAGTTTGACCTTTCTCAAAATAACTTTATGGGAACAGGTAATCGTATGTCGGCTGGTTTTTCTCGCTCAGAAACCAGAGATGCTTATAGCCTGAGTCTAACCGACCCATATTTTACGGTCAATGGTGTATCGCAGACCATTGGTGGTTACTATCGTAAAACCAAATATGACAGCAAAAACATCAGTAACTATGTACTAGACTCTTATGGCGGTAATTTGACTTATAGCTATCCGATTGATGAAAATCAACGCATCAGTGGCGGTATTAACCTAGACAGCATCAAGGTGCGTGGTGGTCGCTATATGGGTCTAAATAATGCCTATGAGCTGGTCAAAGATGGCGGTAAGGTGCATAGCGGTTTTTATGAAAACAGCGTGAATCCTGACAATCCAATTTTTGCCATTGATGGTTTTGAGAAAAAATACAATACCTATAATGCCTTGCTTGGTTGGAGCTATTCAAGCCTAGATAAGCCAGTATTCCCAACTTCTGGCATGAGTCACACGGTGGACTTGACGCTAGGTTTTGGCGATAAAACTTATCAAAAAGCAGTCTATCAAGGTAATATTTACAAGCCTTTGATTAAAGACACCATTTTGCGTGGTTATGCTCGTTTGGGTTATGGTAATAATTTGCCATTTTATGAAAACTTCTACGCAGGCGGCTATGGCTCGGTGCGTGGCTACGACCAATCAAGTCTAGGCCCACAATCTCGTGCGGTAACCAACATTGTCAATGCTGCTCGTGCAAAAGCATCGCTAGAAGCATACCAAAACTCAGGTGGTACACTGAGCGATGACCAAAAAGAAACATTGGCAACCGCCACAACGATGCTTAACGGTGGTGTGGGTCGTGGCGAAGTGGTCGGTGGTAATGCCATCGCCACCTTTGGTGCTGAATTGATTTTACCGCTGCCATTTAAGGGCGACTGGACCAGTCAAGTTCGTCCCGTATTGTTTGCCGAAGGTGGACAGGTGTTTGATACCACAGGAGCGACCGATAAGTACATCGATTTGTCGGAGCTAGACCCAAATCTATCAGGTCAGGCACAGCTACTACAAAACGACAACCGTTTGCGTTATAGTGCAGGTGCTGGTATTACTTGGTACACGGCGATTGGACCGTTGTCACTAAGCTATGCCAAAACCTTTGGTGCAAAAGAAAATGACAAGACCGATAAAGTACAGTTCCAAATTGGTAGTGTCTTTTAA